One Micromonospora sp. WMMD1120 genomic region harbors:
- a CDS encoding type I polyketide synthase, which yields MPTEAELVDYLKQVAGELQVTRARLEALEQQRDEPIAIVGMSCRAPGVDTPDRLWEVVARAEDLIGEFPRDRGWDVDGLYDPEPGRPGRTYTRSGGFLTDAGDFDPSFFGISPREALTVDPQQRLTLEAAWEALESGGIDPHTLRGSRTGVFTGSLYHDYGAGENVASLISGRVAYALGLEGPAISLDTACSSSLVAMHLAIRSLRAEESVLALVGGVTVMATPGTFLEFSRQRGLAPDGRCKAYATAADGTGWSEGVGMVVLTRLSTAREHGYPVLGLLRSSAVNQDGASNGLTAPNGPSQQRVIRQALAAAGLTAADVDAVEGHGTGTTLGDPIEAQALVATYGQDRPEGRPLWLGSLKSNIGHTQAAAGVLGVIKMVQALRHEELPRTLHVDEPSRHVDWSAGQVRLLTESRPWPRSERPRRAGISSFGYSGTNAHVIVEEAPEPDPVRPVDDQPATAVPWLLSARTAEGVRRQAERLRERLAVEPALDPQDVAYTLARRSRWPHRALVVGRSTGELVERLAEVTPQRAVPVDGAVFVFPGQGSQWLGMGRSLLVSSPVFANRMRECAEAFAPLTDWSLEEVINGADEGWLQRVDVVQPVLFAVLVSLAEVWRRAGVPPVAVVGHSQGEIAAACVAGALSLADAARVVVRRSRAVGRLAGRGAMASVLAGADQVTARLTGGVELAAVNAPDQVVISGPAADVAGFVDAATRDGIQARLIAVNYASHSSQVDDLGAEVSAALADIAPRPARVPLISTVTGVELDTTTMDATYWLRNLRRTVRFADAVRSLLDAGYRMFVEVSPHPVLTGAVTQLAEEYDHPVTVTGTLRRGEDEQTTLLRSLGVAFAAGAAVDVSAWTGGGRLVDLPTYPFERERYWLPAAPAVGDVRAAGLGAVRHPMLGAAIRLAETDGLVCTGRISRATHPWLGDHVVLGRELLPGAGFVELALRAGEQAGCPAVRELILQEPLALPAEGDVRLQVTIGPPADEGRRIDIYSQSGDDPWRHHATGLVGAGDEPPRRSDDVPWPPDGAQRVDVTPHYPGMADAGIEYGPAFQGLTDLWRDGDGWVARVTLGTDQAARYGLHPALLDAAFQAAAAGAGERRAVLPFSIGAVSLWRSGVTDLRVRITADGDLRDIQLSDAAGDPVGRVTSLLARPAAAGNAALLSVRWSAHPVTGTRSAVEPAVVSLRDAETGDDPVTGVRLLIDRLLPQLRRWLAGPGSGRLVVLTRDAVLTGVGPERLDPAQAAVWGLVRAAAAENPDRLTVIDVESTGAAPDATDRLVADAVRAGLPEAAIRDGRLLTPALRRHPVPAGGSAAAELGAGTVLVTGGTGGLGALLARHLAEAGVKHLLLLSRRGPSADGADRLRADLEALGAEVSIAACDAADRDQLAAVLRTVPPEYPLTGVVHAAGVLSDAMVTAIDADQLETVLRPKVDAGWHLHELTAEAKLDAFVVFSSVAGVLGGPGQGAYAAANGFLDALVQQRRAAGLPGVSLAWGLWAEATGMTAHLTDDDLRRIGSGGIAALPTETGLALFDAALSHARTDPSPSGAVLLPLELDLAILRRTDPGLLPHLLTTLLPRRSDAATPAGEVDLTDRDAVVARVRDRFAGVLGLVADRLDTGAPLVGQGLDSAMAMQARSLIQADFARALPVAMMFNGATVESIAEHLSGAAGVDTAVTPGATTPVEGTIEWPATRDVVRLIRTEQRGVPAVAHHIGLAVRLGADADEHRLAEVCAGLAGAHAALRTAIVADDDGGFLLRVAAEAGAGLLRWSRVPAGTDPGRRLEELLAPPFDLATPPLWRFEMLHYPDGDQVFLIGAHHAVADLASLMLIGVAAGALLNGAPAPAPTNDDIELLLRSQAALPGEPTAPRRAQFAGVQRLDLELARPRPERRSYRSGTHYAALPPGLAERVAEQATRLDVTPAAFWLGALTVHLARLRGRERFVLAVPIDTRLHVDATTAIGFFGVPIPYPAEVAPGTPAGDLLRQTEHRLSRVRDQGVTFLDAMPALIEEGLHRPEAPLVEVYFNYLPPQALAGTRLEILPVGTGHFDLDLMVTVLPGLDQLGLEYNTDILDEESCARLVAGYLEVVAEIADDARTPVTSPVPKVAVAATFALGNLPAMLGLALDDDRYEIVDAPYHQVLASLHDPAGVFTAPGTVAGLVLLRAVDLTRFHPTTDDLPAQLAEEYPAALTGLAERAGVPLIVGLLPEPTDAAWSREVVARLEDTPGVGVLPPEFWAEGFTPDEIFDEHTDAMAHLPFREEFQAGVALAAAEAIAQARRRPPKVIVVDGDETLWGGVAGEVGPAAVDLAGPRDLLARRLLRWRSAGVLLALVSNNDEATVRAVLDRPDCLLSPADFTVISAGWEPKHVRIAAIADRLSLGLDSFLFLDDNPVEIAGIRAALPEVLCLTCPPAVELAAFVRRIWPVVPRPATVEDAGRAEFYRQEQARTEARGQAGFAEFIERLDLRLDVDPVTDRTAERTIQLSRRTNQFNLRPLQLDAESLDRLRRHAEVWTAAARDRFGDYGQIGVLAVRPDDDVLDVLAWMLSCRVLGRGVEDRLLGWLADRAAALGCTAVRLTAENTPRNIPARRMVARLGGGDVDADRLVVTVGLDHLRDFRSWDSEPTSPLEAGNA from the coding sequence ATGCCCACCGAAGCCGAACTCGTCGACTACCTCAAGCAGGTCGCCGGTGAGCTGCAGGTCACGCGTGCCCGGTTGGAGGCGCTGGAACAGCAGCGTGACGAGCCGATCGCCATCGTCGGGATGAGCTGCCGGGCGCCGGGCGTCGACACACCGGACCGACTGTGGGAGGTGGTGGCCCGCGCCGAGGACCTGATCGGCGAGTTCCCCCGCGACCGGGGCTGGGACGTCGACGGCCTGTACGACCCGGAGCCCGGCCGGCCCGGACGCACGTACACCCGGTCCGGTGGTTTCCTGACCGACGCCGGTGACTTCGACCCGTCCTTCTTCGGCATCTCCCCCCGCGAGGCGCTCACCGTCGACCCGCAGCAGCGACTCACGCTGGAGGCCGCCTGGGAGGCGCTGGAGAGCGGCGGCATCGACCCGCACACCCTCAGGGGAAGCCGGACCGGCGTGTTCACCGGATCGCTCTACCACGACTACGGCGCCGGCGAGAACGTGGCCAGCCTCATCTCCGGGAGGGTGGCGTACGCGCTCGGACTGGAGGGCCCGGCCATCTCGCTGGACACCGCCTGCTCGTCCTCGCTCGTCGCCATGCACCTGGCGATACGGTCGCTGCGCGCCGAGGAGTCCGTGCTGGCGCTCGTCGGTGGCGTGACAGTGATGGCCACCCCGGGCACGTTCCTGGAGTTCTCCCGGCAACGCGGACTGGCGCCGGACGGGCGGTGCAAGGCGTACGCGACGGCGGCCGACGGCACCGGCTGGAGCGAGGGTGTGGGCATGGTGGTCCTGACCCGACTGTCCACCGCGCGTGAACACGGCTACCCGGTGTTGGGCCTGCTACGCAGCAGCGCGGTGAATCAGGACGGCGCGTCGAACGGGTTGACGGCGCCGAATGGTCCGTCGCAGCAGCGGGTGATTCGGCAGGCGTTGGCGGCCGCGGGGTTGACGGCCGCGGATGTGGACGCGGTGGAGGGTCACGGTACGGGGACGACGTTGGGTGATCCGATCGAGGCGCAGGCGTTGGTGGCGACGTACGGGCAGGATCGTCCCGAGGGGCGGCCGCTGTGGCTGGGGTCGTTGAAGTCGAACATCGGCCACACCCAGGCCGCCGCCGGGGTGCTCGGCGTGATCAAGATGGTGCAGGCGCTGCGCCACGAGGAGCTGCCCCGCACCCTGCACGTCGACGAGCCGTCGCGGCACGTGGACTGGTCGGCCGGCCAGGTCCGGCTGCTCACCGAGAGCCGACCGTGGCCGCGGTCGGAGCGTCCGCGCCGGGCCGGCATCTCCTCGTTCGGCTACAGCGGCACGAACGCGCACGTCATCGTGGAGGAGGCGCCCGAGCCGGACCCGGTCCGGCCGGTGGACGACCAACCCGCTACGGCCGTCCCGTGGCTGCTCTCGGCGCGGACGGCCGAGGGCGTTCGCCGCCAGGCGGAGCGGTTGCGGGAACGGCTGGCCGTCGAGCCGGCCCTCGATCCGCAGGACGTGGCGTACACGCTGGCCCGTCGCTCCCGCTGGCCGCACCGCGCGCTGGTGGTCGGTCGGAGCACCGGCGAGCTGGTGGAGCGGCTGGCCGAGGTCACGCCGCAACGGGCCGTGCCGGTCGACGGCGCGGTGTTCGTCTTCCCCGGGCAGGGCTCGCAGTGGCTCGGGATGGGACGTTCCCTACTGGTGTCGTCGCCGGTGTTCGCCAACCGCATGCGCGAGTGCGCCGAGGCGTTCGCCCCACTGACCGACTGGTCGCTGGAGGAGGTGATCAACGGCGCGGACGAGGGGTGGCTCCAGCGGGTCGACGTGGTGCAGCCGGTGTTGTTCGCGGTGCTCGTCTCCCTCGCCGAGGTGTGGCGCCGCGCCGGCGTACCTCCGGTCGCGGTGGTCGGTCACTCGCAGGGCGAGATCGCCGCGGCCTGTGTGGCCGGGGCCCTGTCGCTCGCCGACGCGGCGCGGGTGGTGGTGCGGCGCAGCCGCGCCGTGGGCCGGCTGGCGGGGCGCGGCGCGATGGCGTCCGTGTTGGCCGGCGCGGACCAGGTGACCGCGCGGCTGACCGGCGGGGTGGAGTTGGCCGCGGTGAACGCCCCGGACCAGGTGGTGATCTCCGGACCGGCCGCCGACGTGGCCGGATTCGTCGACGCGGCCACCCGCGACGGCATCCAGGCGCGGCTGATCGCGGTCAACTACGCGTCGCACTCGTCGCAGGTGGACGACCTCGGCGCCGAGGTGTCGGCCGCGCTGGCCGACATCGCGCCGCGCCCGGCCCGGGTGCCGCTGATCTCCACGGTGACCGGGGTCGAACTGGACACCACGACAATGGACGCCACCTACTGGTTGCGGAACCTGCGTCGGACCGTCCGGTTCGCCGACGCGGTGCGGAGCCTGCTGGACGCGGGCTACCGGATGTTCGTGGAGGTCAGCCCACACCCGGTGCTGACCGGCGCGGTGACGCAACTCGCCGAGGAGTACGACCACCCGGTGACCGTCACCGGGACCCTGCGGCGCGGCGAGGACGAGCAGACCACACTGCTGCGCAGCCTCGGCGTGGCGTTCGCGGCCGGGGCGGCGGTGGACGTCTCCGCCTGGACCGGCGGAGGACGGCTGGTCGACCTGCCGACGTACCCGTTCGAGCGGGAGCGGTACTGGCTGCCGGCCGCGCCAGCCGTCGGTGACGTCCGCGCCGCCGGACTGGGCGCGGTGCGGCACCCCATGCTCGGAGCCGCGATCAGGTTGGCGGAGACGGACGGGCTGGTCTGCACCGGTCGGATCTCCCGCGCCACCCATCCCTGGCTCGGCGACCACGTCGTGCTGGGCCGGGAGCTGCTGCCCGGTGCCGGGTTCGTGGAGCTGGCGCTGCGCGCCGGTGAGCAGGCCGGCTGTCCGGCGGTGCGTGAGCTGATCCTGCAGGAACCGCTCGCCCTGCCCGCGGAGGGTGACGTCCGGCTCCAGGTGACGATCGGGCCGCCCGCCGACGAGGGCCGCCGGATCGACATCTACTCCCAGTCCGGGGACGATCCGTGGCGGCACCACGCCACCGGGCTGGTGGGTGCGGGCGACGAGCCGCCCCGGCGGTCCGACGACGTGCCCTGGCCACCCGACGGCGCCCAGCGCGTCGATGTGACCCCGCACTACCCCGGCATGGCCGACGCCGGGATCGAGTACGGGCCGGCCTTCCAGGGGCTCACCGACCTGTGGCGGGACGGCGACGGATGGGTCGCCCGCGTCACGCTCGGCACCGACCAGGCGGCCCGTTACGGTCTGCATCCGGCGTTGCTGGACGCCGCGTTCCAGGCCGCCGCCGCCGGGGCCGGCGAGCGACGCGCCGTGTTGCCGTTCTCGATCGGCGCTGTCTCGCTGTGGCGCTCCGGAGTGACCGACCTGCGGGTACGGATCACCGCCGACGGCGACCTGCGCGACATCCAGCTCAGCGACGCGGCCGGCGACCCGGTCGGCCGGGTCACCTCGTTGCTGGCCCGGCCCGCGGCCGCCGGCAACGCGGCCCTGCTGTCGGTGCGGTGGTCGGCGCACCCGGTCACGGGCACGCGTTCGGCCGTCGAACCGGCAGTGGTGTCGCTGCGGGACGCGGAGACCGGAGACGACCCGGTGACCGGCGTCCGGCTGCTGATCGACCGGCTGTTGCCGCAGCTACGGCGGTGGCTCGCCGGTCCGGGCTCCGGGCGGCTGGTCGTCCTGACCCGCGACGCGGTGCTGACCGGTGTCGGGCCGGAGCGGCTGGACCCCGCCCAGGCGGCCGTGTGGGGCCTGGTCCGGGCCGCCGCCGCCGAGAACCCGGATCGCCTCACCGTGATCGACGTCGAATCGACCGGCGCGGCGCCGGACGCCACCGACAGGCTGGTCGCCGACGCGGTGCGGGCCGGCCTGCCCGAGGCGGCGATCCGGGACGGCCGGTTGCTGACCCCCGCGCTGCGGCGGCATCCGGTGCCGGCGGGTGGCAGCGCGGCCGCCGAACTCGGCGCCGGGACCGTGCTCGTCACCGGCGGAACCGGCGGACTCGGCGCGCTGCTCGCGCGGCATCTCGCCGAGGCGGGTGTCAAGCACCTGCTGCTGCTGTCGCGGCGCGGACCGAGCGCCGACGGCGCGGACCGGCTCCGCGCCGACCTGGAGGCGCTGGGCGCGGAGGTCAGCATCGCCGCCTGCGACGCCGCCGACCGCGACCAGTTGGCCGCCGTCCTGCGCACGGTGCCCCCCGAGTACCCGTTGACCGGTGTCGTGCACGCGGCCGGCGTGCTCAGCGACGCGATGGTGACAGCGATCGACGCCGACCAACTGGAGACGGTGCTGCGACCGAAGGTCGACGCCGGCTGGCACCTGCACGAGCTCACCGCCGAAGCGAAGCTGGACGCGTTCGTGGTCTTCTCGTCGGTCGCCGGTGTGCTCGGTGGGCCGGGCCAGGGCGCGTACGCCGCGGCGAACGGCTTCCTCGACGCGCTGGTGCAGCAGCGCCGCGCCGCCGGGCTGCCCGGTGTCTCGCTGGCCTGGGGCCTGTGGGCCGAGGCCACCGGCATGACCGCTCACCTGACCGACGACGACCTGCGGCGTATCGGTAGCGGAGGGATCGCCGCGCTGCCCACGGAGACCGGGCTCGCGCTGTTCGACGCGGCGCTGTCGCACGCCCGGACCGACCCGTCGCCGTCCGGCGCGGTGCTGCTGCCGCTGGAGTTGGACCTGGCCATCCTGCGGCGCACCGATCCGGGACTGCTGCCGCACCTGCTGACCACCCTGCTGCCGCGCCGGTCCGACGCTGCCACCCCGGCCGGCGAGGTCGATCTGACCGACCGCGACGCCGTGGTGGCCCGGGTCCGGGACCGCTTCGCCGGGGTGCTGGGCCTCGTCGCCGATCGGCTCGACACCGGGGCGCCACTTGTCGGTCAGGGCCTCGACTCGGCCATGGCCATGCAGGCCCGCAGCCTGATCCAGGCCGACTTCGCCCGCGCCCTGCCGGTCGCCATGATGTTCAACGGCGCCACCGTGGAGAGCATCGCCGAGCACCTGAGCGGTGCCGCGGGTGTGGACACCGCCGTGACACCGGGCGCGACAACGCCGGTGGAGGGCACGATCGAGTGGCCGGCGACCCGCGACGTGGTCCGGCTGATCCGCACCGAGCAGCGCGGCGTGCCCGCTGTCGCCCACCACATCGGACTCGCCGTACGCCTGGGCGCGGACGCCGACGAACATCGGCTCGCCGAGGTCTGCGCGGGCCTGGCGGGCGCCCACGCCGCCCTACGCACCGCGATCGTCGCGGACGACGACGGCGGCTTCCTGCTCCGGGTGGCGGCGGAGGCCGGTGCGGGGCTGCTCCGGTGGTCCCGGGTGCCGGCCGGGACAGACCCCGGACGACGGCTCGAGGAACTGCTCGCACCGCCGTTCGACCTGGCGACACCTCCGCTCTGGCGCTTCGAGATGCTGCACTATCCCGACGGCGACCAGGTGTTCCTGATCGGCGCCCACCACGCCGTAGCCGACCTGGCGTCCCTCATGTTGATCGGCGTGGCGGCGGGCGCGCTGCTGAACGGAGCGCCGGCGCCCGCGCCGACGAACGACGACATCGAGTTGCTGCTGCGATCCCAGGCCGCGTTGCCCGGGGAGCCCACCGCGCCGCGGCGGGCACAGTTCGCCGGAGTTCAGCGGCTCGACCTGGAACTGGCCCGGCCCCGACCGGAGCGCCGCTCGTACCGCTCCGGCACGCACTACGCGGCTCTGCCGCCGGGGCTGGCCGAACGGGTGGCGGAGCAGGCCACCCGCCTGGACGTCACACCGGCGGCGTTCTGGCTCGGCGCGCTCACCGTGCACCTGGCCCGGCTGCGCGGCCGGGAACGCTTCGTGCTGGCCGTGCCGATCGACACCCGGCTGCACGTGGACGCCACGACGGCGATCGGGTTCTTCGGGGTGCCCATTCCGTACCCGGCCGAGGTCGCGCCCGGCACGCCGGCCGGAGATCTGCTGCGGCAGACCGAACACCGGCTCAGCCGGGTACGGGACCAGGGCGTCACCTTCCTCGACGCGATGCCGGCCCTGATCGAGGAGGGCCTGCACCGCCCGGAGGCCCCGCTCGTCGAGGTCTACTTCAACTACCTCCCGCCGCAGGCGCTGGCCGGCACCCGGCTGGAGATCCTGCCGGTCGGCACCGGCCACTTCGACCTGGACCTCATGGTGACGGTGCTGCCCGGGCTCGACCAGCTGGGGCTGGAGTACAACACCGACATCCTCGACGAGGAGTCCTGCGCCCGTCTCGTCGCCGGCTACCTCGAGGTGGTCGCCGAGATCGCCGACGACGCGCGTACGCCGGTCACGTCGCCGGTCCCGAAGGTCGCCGTCGCGGCGACCTTCGCCCTGGGCAACCTGCCCGCGATGCTCGGGCTGGCCCTGGACGACGACCGGTACGAGATCGTCGACGCGCCCTACCACCAGGTGCTGGCGAGCCTGCACGACCCGGCCGGGGTGTTCACCGCCCCGGGAACGGTGGCCGGCCTGGTGCTGCTGCGCGCCGTGGACCTGACCCGCTTCCATCCGACGACCGACGACCTGCCGGCCCAACTCGCCGAGGAGTACCCAGCCGCGCTCACCGGCCTCGCCGAGCGGGCCGGGGTGCCGCTGATCGTGGGCCTGCTGCCGGAGCCGACGGACGCGGCCTGGTCGCGGGAGGTGGTCGCCCGGCTGGAGGACACGCCGGGCGTCGGCGTCCTACCTCCGGAATTCTGGGCCGAGGGGTTCACCCCGGACGAGATCTTCGACGAGCACACCGACGCCATGGCGCACCTGCCGTTCCGGGAGGAGTTCCAGGCCGGGGTGGCGCTCGCCGCCGCCGAGGCGATCGCGCAGGCTCGCCGCCGGCCACCCAAGGTAATCGTGGTGGACGGCGACGAGACGCTGTGGGGCGGCGTCGCCGGTGAGGTCGGCCCCGCGGCCGTCGACCTTGCCGGCCCCCGGGACCTGCTCGCCCGGCGGCTCCTGCGGTGGCGGTCGGCCGGCGTGCTGCTGGCTCTGGTGTCCAACAACGACGAGGCGACGGTGCGCGCCGTCCTGGACCGCCCGGACTGCCTGCTGAGCCCCGCCGACTTCACCGTCATCTCCGCCGGCTGGGAGCCGAAGCACGTGCGGATCGCGGCGATCGCCGACCGGCTGTCGCTGGGCCTGGACAGCTTCCTGTTCCTCGACGACAACCCGGTGGAGATCGCCGGCATCCGTGCCGCCCTTCCCGAGGTGCTCTGCCTGACCTGCCCGCCGGCCGTCGAGCTGGCCGCGTTCGTCCGCCGGATCTGGCCGGTCGTGCCTCGTCCGGCCACCGTCGAGGATGCCGGCCGGGCCGAGTTCTACCGGCAGGAGCAGGCGCGCACCGAGGCGCGGGGCCAGGCGGGTTTCGCCGAGTTCATCGAGCGCCTGGACCTGCGGCTCGACGTGGACCCGGTCACCGACCGGACGGCCGAGCGCACCATCCAGCTGAGCCGCCGCACCAACCAGTTCAACCTCCGGCCGCTCCAGCTCGACGCCGAGAGCCTGGACCGCCTGCGGCGGCACGCCGAGGTGTGGACCGCCGCCGCCCGCGACCGGTTCGGCGACTACGGCCAGATCGGTGTGCTCGCGGTACGCCCGGACGACGACGTCCTTGACGTGCTGGCCTGGATGCTCAGCTGCCGTGTGCTGGGTCGTGGCGTGGAGGACCGACTGCTCGGTTGGCTGGCGGACCGGGCGGCGGCGCTGGGCTGCACCGCTGTCCGGCTCACCGCGGAGAACACCCCGCGCAACATTCCGGCCCGCCGGATGGTCGCCCGTCTGGGCGGCGGTGACGTCGACGCCGACCGGCTGGTCGTCACCGTGGGTCTCGATCACCTCCGGGACTTCCGCTCCTGGGATTCCGAACCGACGTCGCCATTGGAGGCGGGCAATGCCTGA